The Oleiphilus messinensis DNA segment TGAAGCGCATCAGGCTGTCCAGTTGGCCAACTTGCAGGATGATATTTTAAGTGATTGGTGGGAAGCGCTTCTGACGCTATCCGAAAGTCCTCAAACGTCCTTTCAAATTGCGGGATTAAGCGCCCGGCTTTGTTATTTGGGGCAGCAAATTGCAGCCGACAAATTACAGATCCAATTACAGCGAGCACTATCTCCTGCCCGACCTGCAGCAGATGCTGCACGTTATTTCGAAGGTTTTTTTGCCGGCAGTGTTCAGCGGTTGATCTATGACGATATGCTTCTGGGTACTGTGGAAAGCTGGCTTGTTCATCTAGAGGATGAAACCTTTATCATGTATCTCCCATTATTCCGGCGGGTATTTTCGGGGCTTGACAGTATGGAACGAAAACGGCTGCTGCAAACGATACTCGAAGGCCGACAAGGATTACATACTGAAAAAACATTGAACGCGGCCCTGCTCCCCCACTGGCCAGATCACCTGCAACGGATAGGCAAGCTAATACAGAGAGATAAAACATGGACCCAGTAGACGCTCGTATCGGTACCGAACCAGAACAACCCATAACCGAAAAAGAACGCCGTTGGCGTTTGGTATTGGGTGGTGAAGACCAGAGTAATCTGGATGAACGAGATCAACGCCTCTCCAGTGCGCTGGGTGCGCTCTATAGTAGCCCGGAAAACAAGGGTAGAAAAGGCAGGGGCAGTCTGAATCGCTCTGCGCCAGCCGTATCAAAATGGCTAGGTGACATTCGGGAGTTTTTCCCGAGTTCCGTAGTACAAGTAATTCAACGGGATGCATTTGAACGTTTGGGCCTGAAAGAAATGCTGATGGAACCGGAATTCCTCTCAGCCATCGAAGCGGATGTTCATTTGATTGCCGATTTGATTAGCTTGCGCTCTGTGATGCCGGAGAAAACCATTGCGACGGCACGGGAGGTGATCCAGAAAGTTGTAGACGAATTGATGGCCCGTCTGGAACAAAAAACGGCTGAGGCCATTCGAGGTGCGATCAATAAATCCAAACGCACTTTCCGCCCTCGCTTTGCCGATATTGACTGGCCCCGGACGATCAGTGCCAACTTGCGCCACTACCAGCACGAATACCAAACCATCGTACCGGAAAAACTAATCGGTTTTATGCGCCAACAGCGCCGCATCGTTGATTTGGATGAGGTGATACTCTGTGTTGACCAGTCCGGCTCGATGGCCTCATCCGTCGTCTACAGCGCCATTTTCGCGGCCGTGATGGCTTCGATTCCTGCGGTTAAAACCAAACTGATTTGTTTTGATACGGCAATCGTCGATCTGACCGATGACCTGGAAGATCCCGTTAGCGTCTTGTTTGGCGTGCAACTGGGGGGTGGAACCGATATCAATCAGGCCATTGCCTACTGCGAAACCAAAATCGAACATCCCGCAAAAACCCATTTGATATTGATTACCGATTTATATGAAGGGGGTGATGCGGAAAGCTTGAAAGGGCGAATAGCGAACCTCATCCGTCAGGATGTGAATGTCATTACACTGCTGGCATTGAGCGATGATGGTCGCCCCTCCTACGATGCAAACCTGGCGGCAGACTTTGCTGCACTGGGGTCACCGGTTTTTGCCTGTACACCGGATCAATTCCCCGACTTAATGGCCACGGCCCTGAAACGAGAGGATATTCTGGACTGGGCAGCAGATCAGGAAATAAAAGCAGTGAGGGCTTCGGAATAGCATTAATTTGAAAAAACGCCTGTGCAGTGCACAGGCGCAAATAGAGGACTATGTTACCCCGCCTGAAGGGTAACTTAGCTTACCGGATTTAAACAAGTTCGCACTTATTCAAAAATCGGCGTCATTTCCAGCTCGATCAGATTATCTGGGCCGGCCATTTTTCCACTCAGGATACTGGTCAACAAACCACAGTTTTCCAATTCTGGCAGATCGTAGATACCGGAAACCACACCACCGGTAATTGCATCAAACTGACCTTCTTCAGACATTACGGTAAAGGTTACCGGCTCTTTGGTACGACAGTCTTCACCGCCACCGATTGGCCAATCAATAAAGCCAAACAGGGTTTTGGTTACTTTTGGAATTTTTACATAAGCCTGGGAAGTTGCAACCAGGGTTCCATTCTGCAAGGTACCCACAGTCTGCCCGACGTTTTCG contains these protein-coding regions:
- a CDS encoding VWA domain-containing protein; the encoded protein is MDPVDARIGTEPEQPITEKERRWRLVLGGEDQSNLDERDQRLSSALGALYSSPENKGRKGRGSLNRSAPAVSKWLGDIREFFPSSVVQVIQRDAFERLGLKEMLMEPEFLSAIEADVHLIADLISLRSVMPEKTIATAREVIQKVVDELMARLEQKTAEAIRGAINKSKRTFRPRFADIDWPRTISANLRHYQHEYQTIVPEKLIGFMRQQRRIVDLDEVILCVDQSGSMASSVVYSAIFAAVMASIPAVKTKLICFDTAIVDLTDDLEDPVSVLFGVQLGGGTDINQAIAYCETKIEHPAKTHLILITDLYEGGDAESLKGRIANLIRQDVNVITLLALSDDGRPSYDANLAADFAALGSPVFACTPDQFPDLMATALKREDILDWAADQEIKAVRASE